From the genome of Candidatus Paceibacterota bacterium:
GGGCCAATCGTAGGCGGCGCGCCAGTCCTTCACGCTCGGGAGCGGCGTCGCCCAAAGAGTAAACTCATAGCGCACGGTGTCTTCTTCGGCAGCCAGCAGCACGATCGGGAGCCAGCCATCGAGCAGCGTCTTGGTTTGCGCGCGGCTGAGGGGCCTCAGGCTCCTTCCGCACAAGAGGCGCAGCCTGTCCTTGTCCGCGAGCAGCAACTCATTCTGGGGCGTGACGCGCGTGCCGTCCTTGTAGTCCTTAAGCCCAATGACGCTCCACGAGTTCTGGAAGTAGTCGAACGGTTCCTCCTCCGCCAGGGCAGCCATGTCCGCGCCGGCGAGTTGCGCGACAATCAGGAAAAGCCAGTGAAAACGGAAAGCAGGTTGTGCGAGTTTCATAATCAGATCCGGCCGCTACGCCGCAGTTCCCGCGCGAACCGGCGCTCCAAGTACCGGTGCGCGGTTGACTCAGCGGCGGCATTTTGCAACGCTCCTGCCGCCTTGCACAACAACGAAAACTCCTAGTCGTGGAAATCAAAAAAGCCATCATCACCGCCGCTGGCCAGGCTCAGCGGACACTTCCCCTGCAAACGCTCGTAGGCCGCGACGGCGTCACCAAAACCGCGCTACGGATCCTGATTGAGGAGATCCTCGCCGCGGGCATCGAGGAGATCTGCGTCGTCACCTGCCCGGGAGACCAGGCACCCTACGCCGCCGCGGCGGGCGGCCAGGGGGGGCGGCTGCGCTTTGTCGAACAGAGCGCGGCCAAAGGCTACGGCCATGCGGTGTTCTGCGCGCACGAGTTTGCCGGCAGCGCACCCTGCCTGCTCCTGGTGGGCGATCACCTCTATGTCACCGGCGGCAAGAAACGCGCCGCGCAGCAACTCGTGGAGATTGCGGCCACCGAGAACTGCTCCGTGTCCGCCGTGCAGGCGACCCACGAAAGCAAGCTGCCGTACTACGGGACAGTGGGCGGGCGGCTGGTCGCGGGGCGCAAGGGGCTGTACGAGGTGTCGGAGGTGATCGAGAAGCCCACGCCCACC
Proteins encoded in this window:
- a CDS encoding sugar phosphate nucleotidyltransferase, which encodes MEIKKAIITAAGQAQRTLPLQTLVGRDGVTKTALRILIEEILAAGIEEICVVTCPGDQAPYAAAAGGQGGRLRFVEQSAAKGYGHAVFCAHEFAGSAPCLLLVGDHLYVTGGKKRAAQQLVEIAATENCSVSAVQATHESKLPYYGTVGGRLVAGRKGLYEVSEVIEKPTPTEAEQRLIVAGLRAGHYLCFFGMHVLTPTVMDLLAEEVARAGGRGVQLTTALAKLARRERYLACELEGHRYDIGVKYGLLTAQLALALDGQDRNEVLSSLVELLARRGMN